In the Sandaracinus amylolyticus genome, AACGAGTCGGGGTGCTCGCGCGGGACGCGCGCGTAGGTCGCCTCGGCCTCGCGCCAGCGCCCGGCGCTGCGCAGCGCGTTCGCCTCGGCGAGCAGATCGTCGGGGGTGCGCGGCGCAGGACGACGCCGCGAGGGCGCGTCGGCGCGCTCGTTCTCCTCGGGCTCCTCGACGACCGGCGGGGCCTCGATGGCGGGCTCCTCGGCCGGCTCGGGCGTGGGCTCCTCGATCGCCGGAGCGACCTCGTCGCGCGGCGACTCCTGCGGGAGCACCATCACGGGCTCCTCGCTGCCCTCGGGCTCGCGGGTCAGCACGATCGTCATCGCCGCGACCGAGCCCACCGCGATCAGCGCGGAGATCGCCGCGACCAGGTACGCGAGCCGCACCGGCGCCGCGCTGCGCACCGGCGAGGGCGCGTGGATCGCGGGCGTGCCCTGCCACGCGTCGAGCGCGCCTGCGATCAGCGCCGCGCTCTGCGCGGGCGTGATGCGCCGCGCCGGGCCGGCCTCGTCGTCGAGCACCAGGCCGAGCTGTGCTGCGAGGGCGTCGTCGAATTCGTCGTGGCTCATGATGCTTCTCCCCCCACGCCCATCCCCTCACGGAGCTTCTTCATGCCGAGCCGCAGTCGGCTGCGCGCCGTCTCGAAGGGCACCCCGAGCGTCTCTGCGAGCTCGGGGGCACTGAGACCGACGACGTGATGCAGGACCACGGCTTCGCGCTGTTCGTCGGGCAGCGCGTCGAGCAGGCGCGCGACATCGCGGCGCTGCACGTAGGTGTCGGGCGGCGCGTCGGGATCGCGCACCGCACGGAGATCGGGAGCGTGGCGCTCGCGCGCGCCGGCCTCGGCGCGGCGGCGACGCAGGTGCGCCATCGTGGTGCGCACCGTGATGCGATCGGCCCACGCGCGGAGCGAGCCCTCGCCGCGGTAGCCGTGCAGCGCGTGCAGGATCGCGATCAGCGACTGCTGCGCCATGTCGTCGACGTCGGCGTCCCCGCGCACGAGGTAACGCACCAGGTTGCGGACGCGCGGGAGGAGCTCGGAGAGGAGCTCCTGCGCCGCGCGGCGATCGCCGGACGCGGCGGCCGCGATCCGCGGATCGGGCGCTTCGGACTGCTCGGGGATGCGCTCCGCCACGCTCACGAGGGTACAGTGGCGGGCGTGGTTTCGATCGGGTCACGGCAGTCCCGCAGGCGCTCGGATCGTTCCTTCGGCCGCGAAGCTCGTGTTCTCGCTGGGTTGGCGATCGTGGCCCTCGCGGTCGTCACGATGGCCGGACCGGCGGACGCGCAGGAGGTGCGGCGCGCGGTGCTCCTCGGGCACATCGAGCCACGGCTCCTCGGACGGGTGCGCGGGCAGACCGGCGATCTGCCCTGGACGATCGATCGCGTGGAGAACGGCGCGGGTGATTTCGAGCGCGCGCTGGCGATCGGACGCGCGCGGCGCGCCCAGGTCGTCGTGTGGTTCACGCGCGAGGGCAACGCGATCGTGGTGAGCGTCGCGGAGGTCGACGAGCGCCGGCTCTTCGCGCGCAGCATCCAGGCGCCGACCGGCGAGGCGTCGGCGGCGCTCGAGGCGGCAGCGCTGGTGGTGCGGGGCGCGCTCTCGGATCTCGCGCAAGGCGGTCACGTCGGCATCGTGATGCCCGCGCCTCCGCCGGTGGTGGTGGAGCCGGAGCCGGAGGTGCCGGTGGTGCCGCCACCGCGCGAAGAGCCCGACGCGCGGCTGCTGGTCTCGCTCGGCGCGGCGATCGCGATCGACGGCGAGGCGCCGCGCGCGCACATCGGCCCGGCGGCGCGCATCGCGGTCGACGTCGGCATCGTGGAGCTCGCGGTCGAAGGGCGCAGCGGCGTGCAGGAGGACCTCGATCGGGACGCGCTGACGGTGCTGGTCACGCGCTTCGCGGCGCGCGCGGGCGCGGCGATCGAGCTGATCGACGACGGCGAGTGGCGCGCGACGATCGGCGCCGGGATCGGCATCGCGGGGCACCTGCGCTCGACCGACGTGCGCGACGACTCGCTCGAGCCCACGAGCCCGTCGACGGTCGCGACGTTCCTCGCGACCGGTGAGGTGCGCGGACAGTGGTTCCCGGGCGCGGGGCCGGTGGGGCTCGATCTCGCGATCGGCGCGGACGTGCTCGCGATCGCGCCGCGCTTCGTGGTGCAGCTCGCCGACGGGCTCGAGGTGCTGCACGCGCCGTGGTCGGTGCAGCCCACGGTCTCGCTCGGGCTCGTGATCCGCGCGCCCTAGTGCTGCTGCCCGGAACGAACGGCCGGGCGGCAGTACGAGGAGAAACCCGGAACGAAGTTCCGGGCAGAGGTGCTAGCGGCGGCGATCGGCGCGGAGCTCGGCGATCGCGAGGCGCAGCACGGTGCGCTCGCTCGCGTCGGGATGGCGGCGGCGCATGCGATCGACGAGGCGCTCGGCGACCTCGGCGTCGTGGGTCATGCGGCGGAGCTGATCGCGCAGCTCGACGACGCTCCGCGCGCGGGGACGCGGCGGGCGGGCGAGCACGTAGAGCACCGCGCACGCGACGACGGCGAGCGCGACGGCGACGAGGAGCTGCACGTCGCCACCCTACGCGACTCCGGCGCCGACCCTTCCGCGGCTCACGAACGTCGCGTCGGGACCAGCGCCCTCGGCGGCGGCCTGGTGTGCTCGAGGTCGTCGAAGAGCGCGTCCACGAGCTCCCGATGCAGCAGGAACGCGCGGCGCGCCTCCTCGACGACGACGTCGTGGTGCGTGCGCGGGACCGCATCGAGGTACGCGCGCAGCTCGTCCTTGTAGGCCGCGCGATCCGCGATGCCGGGGAACGCGAAGTACGCGGGGTCGAGCCCGGGCGGGAGTCGGAACAGGCGAGGCGCGAGACGCCCCACGACCGCACCGCCCGAGAGGTCGGCGAAGTAGCGCACGTAGAAGTGCCCGAGCAGCGCGATCGGCTCGTCGTGCGCCACGAGCCGGACGCGCGCGGCGTAGCCGTTCGGCGCGGAGGAAGGCGGGCGGCCGAGGGCAGCGAGGTCGGCGCGGAGCGCGGCGAGCCGGTGGAGCTCTGGGCGATCGAACGCGCGCAGCAGCGGCTCGGCGCTGGTGGCGAGCGACGTCTCGAGCGCCTCGTAGACGGGCTCCATCCGCACGAGGCCGAGCGCGTACGCGTGCGCATCGAGGCGGCCGGCGAAGAACGCGCGCGCGAGGCGCGTGGCCTCCGCGAGGACGTGCTCGCGACGGGTCTCGGAGCGCAACCTCGCGGAGAGCGTCGTCACGCGGTCCCCCGGATGCCCTCGCGGTGGCCGATCCCGCGGGTCGCGAGGGCCCGACGCGCGGCGGACATCGTGTCGTGCACCGTCCGGAAGGCTCGCTCGTCGAGGCGCACCGAGACGAAGCCGACGTGGAGCGTGAGCCCGCCGCACTCGGTGCATCGCTGGACGGAGAACGCGCCCTCGGAGGCGAGCGTCTCGTAGTGGCACGGAGCGCTCGTCACGGCGCCTCCCGACGACGGAGCGAGCGATGGAGATGGGAGCGAAGCACCATCCGCTTCGTCTACCAGAGCTGATAACGATTCTCAATGTCGCACGAAGCGAACGGCCGCTCGCGACCGACCAAACCTGACAGAAGGCTGACATCGGTTGAGGTACACCTTCACTTCGTGGGCGACGGCGCCTGCGGAGGAGACCCGATGACGGACGTGCAGAAGGCGGCAGGGACCAAGAGCTACGTGGGCGGATGTCACTGCGGCGCGGTGCGCTTCGAGGTGGCGCTCGACCTGAGCCAACCGCTCAGCCGCTGCAACTGCTCGATCTGCGCGAAAGTCGCGCAGACCGGGACGAACGTGAAGCCCGCCGCGTTCCGCCTGACGAGCGGCTCGGGCGCGCTGAGCGAGTACCGCTGGGGCGAGGTCGGCGCGCGCTACTTCTGCAAGCTGTGCGGCATCCACGTCTACGGCGCGGGCCACCTCGAGTACCTCGGCGGCGACTTCGTGTCGGTGAACTGCAACACGCTCGACGACGTCGACCCGAACCACGACGTGAAGGTGATCTACTTCGACGGCCGCCACGACAACTGGATGGCGGGCCCGCGCGAGACGCCGTGGCCGATCCACACGCGCTGAGCGTCAGAGGCAGTGGATGACGAAGCGGTGCGACGAGCACGCGGTGTCGATGTCCGCGTGCTCGTCGTGCGCATTCGGCCCGAGGCAGTGCCCGATGGGCTCGTTCCACGTCGCCCCCGGCGCGAGCTCGGTGTAGCCGCCGCCATACGAGAGCCAGACGTCGATCGCGTAGTCGCGCGAGCGATTGCGCCAGCAGAAGTACGCAGTCTGCCCGGCAGGAATCGTGATCTCGCGCGGCGAGACCGACATCACGCAGGTATTCGAGACGTCGATGTCGACGCAATACCGCATCTCGGCGGGAGTGCCGGAATCGGGAGGGCCCGAGTCGACGATTGCGCCTGCGTCGACGATCGCCGCACCGGAGTCGGCGGCGCCACCAGAGTCGGTCGCAGCACCGGAGTCGACTGCGACGCTCGAGTCGATGAGCGCGCCACCATCGAGGACGACGCCCGAGTCGAACGCGCCAGCATCGAGCGCTCCGGAGTCCGTCGCTGCGTCCACGCTCGCGTCACCCGACCAGACGCCCCCGTCGCGCGGTGGGTCGCAGAGCCACTCCATCTCGCGCTCTCCGTCCCAGCACACATAGCGATCGACCATGAGCTCGCCGCGCAAGCAGCGTCGTCCGAGCTCCGCGCAGTCCGCTTCGCGCTCGTTGCACGCGCCGACCACGAGCAGCGCGAAGATCGCGACCACGTCGCGCATCGGGTTTCTGCGAACCGGCACGGTCATAGGCGGCGCCGACACGAGTATCACGCCACTCGGGGCGAGTGCGAAGCAGAGCCCGACCGATCGGGGCGAGTGCGCAGCAGAGCCCGAACCGCGAGCGCCTGGGCCGCGGCGAAGCGCGGACCAGCCGCGAGCCACTCCACCCTCACCCCTCGAGCCGGCAGAACCGCGGTACCGGGCGTGGGGTGGTGGGTCCGACGCCCTCGTGCGACGGGGGCTCGCAGACGTCGACCACAGACTGATCGCAGCATCGAGGCAGAGCGCGAAGCGCGCGCCGCGATGCGCCCACCGCTGCCCAACGCTCTCACCCTCTCGTCCAGCAGCCCGCGAGCACCCAGGGTGGCGGACCCACCACCCCGCGCCTCTCGCCGAAGCGCTGCCTAGAAGCTGAACCGCCGGATCGACACGTTCATCAGCAGCCCGATCCCCACCATGCTGACGAGCACGCTCGACCCGCCATAGGAGAACAGCGGCAGCGTGATCCCGACCACCGGCAAGAGCCCGCACACCATCCCGAGGTTGATCACGGTGTGCCAGAAGAAGAACGCGCTGACGCCGACCGCGATGACCGCGCCGAAGCGATCCTTCGCGGTGCTCGCGACCTTCAGGCCCCAGAGGATCAGGAACACGTAGAGACCGAAGAGCAGCATCACGCCGAGGAAGCCGTGCTCCTCGGCCCACACCGAGAACGGGAAGTCGGAGTGCTGATCGGGCAGGAAGTGGTGCTGGTTCTGGGTGCCCTGCATGAAGCCCTTGCCCCAGAAGCCACCGCTGCCGATCGCGACCATCGACTGATAGGTGTGCCAGCCGTCGCCCAGGATGTCGGGGTTCTCTCCGAACATCATGTCGAAGTACGAGAGGAAGCGACCGCGCTGGTACTCCTCGAGGCCCACGAGCCAGATGACCGGCGCGCTCAGCACGAACGCCATCACGAGCGTGAAGAGCGAACGCAGCTTCAGGTTCGTGAGCATCATGATGCTCGTGAAGATGAACGCGCACATGAGCGCGGTGCCGAGATCGGGCTGACGCAGGATCAGCAGCATCGGCACCCCGAGGATGATCCCGGGGATCACGAGATCCTTGAGCGTGCGTCCTTCGGTCTTCGGATCGTTGTGCAGGTACTTCGCGAGCGCGACGATGAGGAACATCTTCATCAGCTCGCTCGGCTGGAGCGAGAACGCGCCGATGCGGATCCATCGTTGCGAGCCGCGCACCTCTGGCGCGAGCAGGAAGACGAGGATCAGCAGCACGATCCCCGCGCCGTACGCGAACCATGCGAAGCGCTCGAAGTGCCGGTAGTCGATCGCGACGATCAGCACCGCCACGCCGGCGCCCAGCGTGAGCCAGTAGATCTGCTGGATGTAGAGCTCGGAGAGCGCCGCGCGCGCCGCGCTGGTCGCGGAGTAGAGGTTCGTGACGCCGATCACCGACAACGCGGCGACCGCCACGAAGAGCGGCCAGTCGAACTGATCGCGAAACCCCTTACCCAGCGTCGCCATGAATCAACGTGCTCCGACCGCGGGCACGCCCACGCTCGCGGTGACGGTCTGCTCTCGACCGCCGAGGTACTCCTGGAGGATGCGGATCGCGATCGGCGCGGCCTGTCGACCGCCCGCGCCGCCGTGCTCGACGAGCACCACGATCGCGACCTCCGGGTGATCCGCCGGCG is a window encoding:
- a CDS encoding tetratricopeptide repeat protein, which translates into the protein MSHDEFDDALAAQLGLVLDDEAGPARRITPAQSAALIAGALDAWQGTPAIHAPSPVRSAAPVRLAYLVAAISALIAVGSVAAMTIVLTREPEGSEEPVMVLPQESPRDEVAPAIEEPTPEPAEEPAIEAPPVVEEPEENERADAPSRRRPAPRTPDDLLAEANALRSAGRWREAEATYARVPREHPDSFSAYVAQVAAGDVRLAHLRDPRGALRLYRRALAARPGGPLDAEAREGIARALRRLGDQRGERDTLRALISAHPTTPAATRARARLAELESSGE
- a CDS encoding RNA polymerase sigma factor, whose amino-acid sequence is MAERIPEQSEAPDPRIAAAASGDRRAAQELLSELLPRVRNLVRYLVRGDADVDDMAQQSLIAILHALHGYRGEGSLRAWADRITVRTTMAHLRRRRAEAGARERHAPDLRAVRDPDAPPDTYVQRRDVARLLDALPDEQREAVVLHHVVGLSAPELAETLGVPFETARSRLRLGMKKLREGMGVGGEAS
- a CDS encoding biliverdin-producing heme oxygenase, which produces MTTLSARLRSETRREHVLAEATRLARAFFAGRLDAHAYALGLVRMEPVYEALETSLATSAEPLLRAFDRPELHRLAALRADLAALGRPPSSAPNGYAARVRLVAHDEPIALLGHFYVRYFADLSGGAVVGRLAPRLFRLPPGLDPAYFAFPGIADRAAYKDELRAYLDAVPRTHHDVVVEEARRAFLLHRELVDALFDDLEHTRPPPRALVPTRRS
- a CDS encoding GFA family protein translates to MTDVQKAAGTKSYVGGCHCGAVRFEVALDLSQPLSRCNCSICAKVAQTGTNVKPAAFRLTSGSGALSEYRWGEVGARYFCKLCGIHVYGAGHLEYLGGDFVSVNCNTLDDVDPNHDVKVIYFDGRHDNWMAGPRETPWPIHTR
- the rodA gene encoding rod shape-determining protein RodA, whose product is MATLGKGFRDQFDWPLFVAVAALSVIGVTNLYSATSAARAALSELYIQQIYWLTLGAGVAVLIVAIDYRHFERFAWFAYGAGIVLLILVFLLAPEVRGSQRWIRIGAFSLQPSELMKMFLIVALAKYLHNDPKTEGRTLKDLVIPGIILGVPMLLILRQPDLGTALMCAFIFTSIMMLTNLKLRSLFTLVMAFVLSAPVIWLVGLEEYQRGRFLSYFDMMFGENPDILGDGWHTYQSMVAIGSGGFWGKGFMQGTQNQHHFLPDQHSDFPFSVWAEEHGFLGVMLLFGLYVFLILWGLKVASTAKDRFGAVIAVGVSAFFFWHTVINLGMVCGLLPVVGITLPLFSYGGSSVLVSMVGIGLLMNVSIRRFSF